In Desulfonatronum thiosulfatophilum, a genomic segment contains:
- a CDS encoding ABC transporter permease, with amino-acid sequence MPRFLPLLLPLLILLSWALLSYTGTVPVYMLPAPDTVAKTLWVYVTGYGAGMYAGRFPVDLAASMVRIGAGFALAALLGLSLGVLSGRNAVMRLLLKDFVDALRSVPGICWLPLALVWFGIGLKTTVFLIALAAFFPIYLNTMSAVSAVPTTYLRAGSMLGLGRFGMMRHVVLPASMGQILSGLRLGLGISFAYLVLGELTGVPNGLGALIMDARMVGRVDVIISGILLIALIGWLCDQLLVRGMRLLSRSARRL; translated from the coding sequence ATGCCCCGTTTTCTGCCTCTCCTCCTGCCCCTGCTGATCCTGCTGAGCTGGGCGCTTCTGAGCTATACCGGGACCGTGCCGGTCTACATGCTGCCCGCGCCGGATACGGTGGCGAAAACCTTGTGGGTCTACGTGACCGGTTACGGGGCGGGCATGTATGCCGGGAGATTTCCGGTCGATCTGGCGGCGAGCATGGTCAGAATCGGTGCGGGATTCGCGCTGGCGGCCTTGCTGGGCTTGTCCCTGGGCGTTCTCTCCGGACGAAACGCGGTCATGCGTCTGCTGCTCAAGGACTTCGTGGACGCCCTGCGTTCCGTGCCCGGAATCTGCTGGCTGCCCCTGGCCCTGGTCTGGTTCGGCATCGGCCTGAAGACGACGGTTTTCCTGATCGCCCTGGCGGCGTTCTTCCCGATCTACCTGAACACCATGTCCGCGGTGAGCGCTGTTCCGACAACCTATCTCCGGGCCGGCAGCATGCTCGGTCTGGGCCGATTCGGCATGATGCGCCATGTGGTCCTGCCCGCGAGCATGGGCCAGATTCTGAGCGGGCTGCGGCTGGGGCTGGGAATCTCCTTCGCGTACCTCGTCCTGGGTGAGCTGACCGGTGTTCCGAACGGTTTGGGAGCATTGATCATGGATGCCAGAATGGTGGGCCGCGTGGACGTGATCATCTCCGGAATCCTCCTGATCGCCCTGATCGGTTGGCTTTGCGACCAGCTTCTGGTCCGCGGGATGCGCCTGCTCTCCAGGTCGGCCCGCCGGTTATGA